The Macrobrachium rosenbergii isolate ZJJX-2024 chromosome 7, ASM4041242v1, whole genome shotgun sequence genome segment AGGTATCGCGCAGCTGGTCCTCTTTCCAGGTTCAGTGTTATTTGCCGTGGTAGTCCATGAGACGCATGAAATGCTATGCAAGTCTAACTAATTGAGGAGTGTAGTAGACGCATCAAATGCTATGCAAGTTGTACTAATTGGCATATGCAGTCCATTAGAGGCATGAAATGATATGCAAATAATTGAGGAGTGTATCAGATACATCAAATGCTATACAACTTGTACTAATTTGCATAAGTAGTCCATCAGACGCATGAAATACTATGCAAGTGTAACTAATTTTATACAAGTTGTACTAATTTATGTGTGATATTCTTTTGgatatttatttgtgtgaatgCTTTCATATTATATCTCCTATGTTATATGCTTTTGCATGcttgcttatttcttttatttgcatgtctaactaatattataaaaagactgataaactgaaatgcttatttgcttatttcttttatttgcatgtataattaatattataaaaagactgataaactgaaatgcttatttgcttatttcttttatttgcatgtataaCTAATATTATTCAGAACTGTGGGATGACTTATGTTGGGACGGTCAGGGCAAATAAGAAAGAAGTGCCTGGTGAAATGAAAGATGTTTCTTCCCGTGAAGAGGGGTCAAGTGCATTCCTATTCACAGACAACATGATTCAGGTCTCTTACGTGGCTACatcatcaaaaaaaaagaagaatgtgttGCTGCTATCATCCATGCACACATTACCATCACTAGGGAACTCAGGGAAACCAGAGgttattgaattttataattcAACAAAAGGTGGCGTTGACGCCCTGGACCAGATGTGTGCCATATATTCATATGGGAGAAGTACACAGCGATGGCCAATGTGCATATTTTATGGTATGATAAACATAGGTGGCATCAACGTTTGGGTCATTTACTCTGAGAACACAACTGCCTCTCTCAACAGAAGAAAATTCATGCAAGCAGTTGCAAAAGCATTCATAAAACCCTGGGCACAACAAAGGCTAAGCGCTCCCACTCTACCAATCTCCCTAAGGAACATCATGAATACTGTCTGCGAAATAACTCAGGATTGTAGTCAAAAGGTGGTAACTGCAGAAAGCCGCTTTACGCCATCCTATTGTAAGAAGTGCCCAGCAAAGAAACGCCGCAAGACACGCTTCCACTGCACCAAGTGTGACCTCGCTGTGTGTCTCAGCCACTGCTATCCCCTGTCTCCTGATTGTGAGTCACAGTAGGTAAGTAATAGAAAACTAAACATCGTGGCTCATTATTATAGtcatattattgtcatattatcgtCATAGTTTTATTATAAAGTGTCACTACATATAATTAAGGGCTGAAAATCATAGTTTAATGTCAAAGAAAGTTgacaaagtcataaaaaaattgcatagtggatatattcctgtttttttaacataaaaattatcctttttcaCAGAGTCTTCCAGAGGTGACCCGCCAGAGCCAGAAGAGTGTGGCAACTACAGAGCATGGCCAAGGGACAAGAGAAGAgcctcataaaatattttttcttaattcttattagtagaatgataataaattttttcttaagttttattaaaaaataatcagtttttggTTAATTTCTCTGGTCAATTTTACTATTATTCCTTTTTTGCAAAATTACTTAAGTTAGTGCTTAAAATGAAAGTAGAGCAGCTGCTCATTCTGTTCATGcccataaaaatcattaaaaactattacaaccatttttttttattttccaaaaaaggAGTCTGCCAGACGTATCGAATGCTTTGCAAGGTGCTAAAAATAACGAATGCCTTTAAGggttaatacagtgccttaaccatgttataaactagaaaatatacatcagcaggcttaaaaacataggaatccacacttagatcatgcaaatcagacaactgcaaatatttctaagcaaaacaccAACTTctggtggttattttggcggccatcttgaaaaatggccgccattttggaatttcaattggccaatcgggcagatttgattagtatcccttggagaacaattgtgccaaatttgatgcttgtatcgtaatttgcacgattcttctaaaatattactgttatctgccccactattgCTGTTGTATAATTTACAAgttaattaatttagtgaaagtgtcccaTTTTCTcctggtaatttcttccatgttgtgattgtaaataataaattactgttaaaaaagtcactttcacttggcgaccttcAATTTATTGCTTAATCTTGCATTTCACCAGTTTATGGGGTTGCAAGGGTTTTCGACCTTCAATTTATTGCTTAATCTTGCATTTTTTCACCAGTTTATGGGGTTGCAAGGGTTTTTATTGTAGGGATAAAAACTTactactttttatttcataagactccAGTACAGTCATTCCCAACTCTAAAGAAgccataacagtatatatacagacagaggGGAGAGACATTATTACACAATAACCATTTTAACCTTAACGCacacatacaataaaatgaaacgtATTCACATATACAATGTTAAGAGACCATATAAATCACAAGTACAggtgaaattcctctctctctctctctctctctctctctctctctctctctctctctcatcaagcgaccaactgaaaagagtcttctctctctctcaacattttcaAACGTATTATTACAGTCAACGGAGAGCGGCGTTCTCGAGGGTTAGTCCATCAGTCAGCAAATTAAATTCCACTTTGAAGAGGCTGAGAACTTGAGGTCTGTATAAATCAtaagtctgctctctctctctctctctctctctctctctctctctcaagatacaaAGGCCCAAATGGAAAAACTATGAAGCATTCCTGCTGTTCGAGACATGATTCGAAACCGCATCCGAAGTATcagaaggaggtcacgttgcccacttGACCACAAGAAGGATTAAAATTCTAATGCcgttcacacatacatatacctgtcgaattcagatgcaTTTATTAAAGCTAGAATAGACTTATCCTCACCAAAGTAGACAAGTgctctcgtggtcaggtgggtaacgtgaccttgttctgatactccggaGCTTCATATTCTTTCCATTTGGATCTTTAAGCTcggtagtgacaagagtatccaaaaaccACGAAGATATTGAGAAGCTAAGAGAGTTTTGTGGTTACCGAGAATATTTTCGTtgctggtaaaaagtgaccagtagattttatataaacatttcaaccCCGTTGTCGTATAGGTTTTCTTGAATATCTCTTTATATATCAGTTGTATCTTCTTGATATTTTGGGATAGCATGTTTTAGACCCTCCGGTAATTTTGGACAATATAATGAAGTACCAGAATTTATTGATTAAAAGAATTTACTCTTGAACTTTTTCAGTATCCTCAACATTCATTGTAGATATCCGAACACCTGCTCTTGGCTTAGCTAATGAGTTAGGAAAGAAGGGGCACCCCCCactcgtttctctctctgtctcaaattTAAGAATGGAAGAGTGTACTACGATATGGCTTTTCGCGTTTTGAATTACCGACAATAACCATTTATTCAGTATCTTTCATATAGgcatttgcatgtttttatataccaagtatgtttttattcattaccaTGAGAATGGGGTGGCAGTGGGCCAATTTTGATTATAAGATATTGCAGAtgtggaaatgaaaaggagaaaaagtggatgaaataatagttatttttttaacaacaccactatatacattatgatatatatagccaaaaaagtatgtgtaatatatacagaaattttacAGACTTGCATAAAGCAATGTTTACACTAAGCATGAAAATAGCATAGACATacaacatttaaaaatgatgaagatataaacaaaagctaatgaattacatatatataaacagaataaccATGGTATTTTAATTCACTCGCCTTTACTATCTAAAATAGATCTTCCTCGTCATCGCTGGCGACGTTGATAAAGATGGGATCTATGCAATCATGGATGTTGTCTGTCAGCCAGTACTCGTCCTCGAAAGCTTGAGACCGTCGGACCGCTGCTTCCCACACCTCTTTAGTAACAGCAAGCCTGGCTTCCTCCAATCTGGCtgcaaaacaatgaaatacaaaacaatgaaatacagaTAAACTTTAATGCATAAACTAATTTGGATATGTAAAACGTAAAAAACCATATCGTTGTACATTCTTCCATTcataagtttgagagagagagaaagagagagacgagggGAGGGGGCTTCTTTCCTAACTCTTTAGCTAAGCCACGGACAGGTGTTCGGATATCTACAACGATTGTTGGGGAAATTGAAAAAGTTCAAGAGTAAATTGCCTTAATCAATAAATTCTGGTACTTCATTATATTGACCAAAATTACTGTAGGGTCTAAAACATGATGTGCCAAAACATCAAGAAGATACAGctgatatataaaaagatattcaagaaaacctATGCGACAACGGGCTTGAAATCCTTAGTTAACGCCTTGGAAATGCAGTCAGGTGACTGTAGGATTTACCATTTATTCCGAAATTTAATAATCTGTTTTGAGTAAAATATAGGTTACTGAGTATAAACATTAGATGACACATCACGAACTTATTAACTGTTACTGGATActctgaagaaataaataaactggaaaCTTTGCTTGTCTATGTTTAATTACGCATTTAgtcatatgtttattttatatttttttcaataatttcacgTAGCCTTTCACTTTTTCCCTTGGATGAAGACAATATTCATCTGCTCCCAACGGTAAGCATTCCCTACCGTGCCGCACTGCTGCTCGAGACAGAAGCGCATTTTCCACTCATTTGTACCAATGATTCCCAGCAAACCGACTTCCTGTGCTGCTTGAGCAATTCCTGCAGCCCACGGAACATCTTTCAGTGACCCGCACCAACTTTGctcatatacaataaatatgcttCAGTAGCCTTGGTGGAATAATCTTGGTTCACAATGGTTTCAGCTCAGATGATACAACGCGGAAATACAATCTAAGTTTCCCCATGAAAACCGACTCTTACTACGCGTTTTCCCGCCCATGAAAAGAAATTGGTAGTTCAATATCCATTCATAGCACAATTATGAATATGTAAGGGAACATGCGGGCATTCCAATCGCTTGTCTGTGTGTACTTGTTTATCAtatttaactatttatctatctatcaacatatagatggccgtgtggtttaatgtgcgtgactgtagtcctgagttcttgtcttccgtggttcgagcccacgagacgacgactctattatcaactaaaaaaatttccctttggacgacatacatgaaaatatattatttccgaggtagagcgaactggatattaaaggacatttgtagcttaatgcttgtatatgaatcacggtgatgtgataaagtatatatatatatatatatatatatatatatatatatatatatatatatatatatatatatatatatatatatatatatatatatatatatatatatatatatatatacacatatacactttaATGCATGAAAATCACTGATATGTGAGTCAGTAACTGAAATCTAGGACTATCTTACTGTTCCCAAAGACAGCCCAGGCTTCGAAAATAGCGGCGTGAGGACATATTAGATAGAACGGGCTCTTAACATAATCAAAACACTTCCACGTCTTCGCAGTGTGATGAGGTGGACTTTTGTCAGGATTCCTCCAATGTTATTGGTCTTTCTGCTACTATAACCAAACAAGTAATtgcaagaaaatgggaaatgataATTTGGTGATATTCatagtagtaataataagatAAAGCCTTATTCGCTTAATCATGGTTTTCTCAATAAACtaagattcattattattattattattattattattattattattattattattattattattattattattattattaaaaaggatggttgTATTATGCGCATTTATCTTACACagcatattttctattttccttataatttgctttttGGGCTCAGCGTTGTTGGCCAGCAACTGGCCTATATTCatactggaaaaaggatagtgtgcggaatgcgggaagtcttttattgaaatatctaaTTAGAAATCCTTCATCGTCTGTgttcaggttctacttcaggtaccatcgacatgtttcgaccagcttgCTGGttatcctctggacgtggttgaaaaagatctggagaaacaaggctcttttgtcggtatttatagggaggtcttgatcggtgctgaattatgattggctgcccagggcaggtcatctcgggaggaaccttctctcccatgttgatgttcagGGCTCGTCTTCTGTGCGAGTGGCATTGTattgctggggatgaatgggagaatctcaatcctcagatgccgaattttgaaTCGCTAGTTCGCTATGAAAggtcgctcggtgcatgtctcctggccgccgtggggaggagaaaggtttcctgcataatgttgagggttggttttcTCCTTCCCATTGTTCAATGCTTCCAAGTGGCGCAGGCGGGGGTGGTCCGTAATTCgatcaattatttccatattcgtgattacatcttttcttgcaattctctggttatgggcggtcCTGGCATGTTAAAGATGGCTCACTCTTGGGTGTGGCTGGAAATCCTCtaggagaaacgcatggtggtcataccagtgtaagaaccgaggcattcTCGGATGGGGCATgggtaccggtataccacgttggttttcttcaagtgGTCCCGCTGAGGGTGCACTGGATtgttatgctaagttcacacattcacgtatcaagtcacGCATGCGCATGCACAGCCGGAATTTGTGAAACATGCGCTTACGCGAGAAAATAAGCCCAGCCTAACTGGATACGTGTCtcgggacgatgtgcgtgatgcatgcatATTATActgcgccgcaaatgtacgcactgcgtaagggtgacgtgacaCTGACcaacaagcggcggcgcaggcagaagtagtgcgtggcagagcacgtaacaccaacgtatGAATACCGTATATGTTaggttctgcgtaactgagttacgcaaacgtcacttTGGCCCCACGTACTgtgggggttaaaccccagctatataagggccgggagctgcacatgtgaggctagtcaatgccgtaataccacagcgtcaagacatactaccaacgtgctgaagcaacatggacaacatagctgaaatgcgtcaacttatagctacagcaagtagggatagaacagaaatgttgccatatgtcattgaatatgtccacatcatgttattgctggagattgcaatgattgctgcaaagcacacagAGCAGTAAAAAAGGCGGcgaaggagggtgtgggcgtggctgtacctgcagaaaaggatggagcaaggtcattatgacaacctgatggaggagttgtcaaccgaagccccagacctgtacagaaattttacccggattgacaaggacctcttcaatgaaattgttgaacgggttACACCCTatattcagaagaaagtgacattctggagaaacccattgagccaggcctacgtgttgctatcacccatgcttcctcgctacaggtgattcatacaagagtctgcaatattcgttccgggtagcatacaacaccattagtcacattgtaccagagacctgcagggccactgttgctgccttcggggatgaggaactgcaggtgccacaaacacctgaagcgtggcaggaggttgcacggggttttgaggaacggtggaacttcccgcatttaattggagctatagatgggaaacacattaggctccgtaaccctcccaagggcggtacgcattacttcaactacaagaagttctactccatggtattacttgcagttgctgatgcttcatacaagttcctatacgtcgacgtgggtgccattgggtcagagtcagacggtggtgtatttgcccagacccgaatggcagaaatgctgttgcaagaggaagcaaatcttccccaaccagatgccctgccaggtcaacctaatggatctcctgtgccctacttcctagttggcgatgatgccttccccctgaggaattaccttatgaagccttaccccaaaagaggacttagcaaggaggaacggatttacaactacaggttaagtagggcacgcaggacggtggagaacgcctttggggttctggcaaatagattccgagtattccacactgcaatatgcttgaagcctgaccatatagagccattagtgatgtccacatgtgttctgcacaatataatcataagaagaaatgcacgaagacaagaaggagatcaggagcaccccgtcacacatgctgtcatccctggtagctggaggagtgacccgtccttaggagcagcccttccaaccgtgaccggcaacaatgcaacgagggatgcaaaggaacagcgtaacatgctgaaggaatacttttcatcggctgaaggctctgtgcactggcaggagaacatgatttagttactctcctgcatacctgattgttgtaattacttaaatgtctgttcctgcatttattttggacttatttaaaattcaataatgtatcaattcaggattattttgccctgtgtatttgtgtacttctgtttgatttagttgatttaataaaagatattgctcaaatccatgatatattactctcatcaatacttgctaattgggaagaggatagagcgggacatgacagtgcaaatgtatgtttaatcaatatgaaacaaacatacatatacataaaagaaagaagatgtagttattttgccctttttaataatttcttaacatggaatctgtcctgatatgataattctatcattttagaaagtaccttctcttaacattgttactattctgatatgataattctatcattttttaaggtaccttctcttaacattgtttctattctgatgtgataattctatgttcttgaaagtacctactcttagcatttacattgttgatattctgatatgaaaattctatctttttgaaactaccttctccccgatatttgtgacgttttatatgacttgctaatatttggtctgttgtcattttgcttctgtgcacatatgttacataaagtattttgaacttatttcaaagtcaataa includes the following:
- the LOC136840463 gene encoding piggyBac transposable element-derived protein 4-like, with the translated sequence MTYVGTVRANKKEVPGEMKDVSSREEGSSAFLFTDNMIQVSYVATSSKKKKNVLLLSSMHTLPSLGNSGKPEVIEFYNSTKGGVDALDQMCAIYSYGRSTQRWPMCIFYGMINIGGINVWVIYSENTTASLNRRKFMQAVAKAFIKPWAQQRLSAPTLPISLRNIMNTVCEITQDCSQKVVTAESRFTPSYCKKCPAKKRRKTRFHCTKCDLAVCLSHCYPLSPDCESQ